In the Helianthus annuus cultivar XRQ/B chromosome 11, HanXRQr2.0-SUNRISE, whole genome shotgun sequence genome, one interval contains:
- the LOC110890532 gene encoding uncharacterized protein LOC110890532 isoform X1 → MDEFASLWSYQENIDVLKEKLLYTTLELEAVKAETNEEMKRNTESMKQLLQMLKVACQERDEAKDQLQKLLNKAKSSNDQQMFNATNTSVPNCFDQVQQPHQGPLMMPTKAHSSITESNSLSEAYNQSSPPVDSLFDPISSPEFSNMNVETTFVQNYNQNGGYSNGLNTSENVQKVDQATLVMENMIKGKTLPQKGSFLQAVVDAGPLLQNLLLAGPLPRWRNPPPLKSFHISPMMAVVDQTTTAQKQDVTHTHPNKLLTSPLMMVKQPQPYTEMACGSSSQMMAGGCNGGGVLSFGDVSFQGRMMAACPGGNLGSIGKRQRLH, encoded by the exons ATGGATGAATTTGCATCTTTATGGAGTTATCAAGAG AATATTGATGTACTGAAAGAAAAGCTTTTGTACACAACACTTGAATTAGAAGCAGTAAAAGCAGAAACCAATGAAGAAATGAAAAGAAACACAGAATCCATGAAACAGTTATTACAAATGCTAAAGGTTGCTTGTCAAGAAAGAGATGAAGCAAAAGATCAACTTCAGAAGTTACTAAACAAGGCCAAGTCATCAAATGATCAACAAATGTTCAACGCGACAAACACGTCGGTTCCTAACTGTTTCGATCAGGTTCAGCAGCCTCATCAAGGCCCGTTAATGATGCCCACTAAAGCGCATTCAAGTATTACCGAATCTAACAGTCTTTCCGAGGCTTATAACCAGAGTTCACCTCCTGTTGACTCGCTGTTTGACCCCATTTCGTCTCCTGAGTTTTCGAACATGAACGTTGAAACGACGTTTGTTCAAAATTACAATCAAAACGGTGGATATTCGAACGGTTTGAATACGTCAGAGAATGTTCAGAAAGTGGACCAAGCTACCTTGGTCATGGAGAACATGATTAAAGGCAAGACTTTGCCTCAAAAGGGGAGTTTCCTACAAGCAGTAGTTGACGCGGGCCCGCTTCTGCAGAACCTGCTTCTGGCGGGCCCGCTTCCCAGGTGGCGGAATCCGCCACCACTAAAGTCATTTCACATCTCACCAATGATGGCTGTGGTTGATCAAACAACCACAGCCCAAAAACAGGACGTCACACACACACATCCGAATAAGTTGTTAACGTCTCCTTTGATGATGGTGAAGCAACCGCAACCGTATACGGAAATGGCGTGTGGGAGCTCGTCTCAGATGATGGCTGGCGGCTGCAATGGCGGTGGTGTTTTGAGTTTCGGTGATGTTAGTTTTCAAGGGAGAATGATGGCTGCTTGCCCTGGTGGTAATTTAGGGTCAATTGGAAAGAGACAAAGGCTACATTAA
- the LOC110890532 gene encoding uncharacterized protein LOC110890532 isoform X2: MKRNTESMKQLLQMLKVACQERDEAKDQLQKLLNKAKSSNDQQMFNATNTSVPNCFDQVQQPHQGPLMMPTKAHSSITESNSLSEAYNQSSPPVDSLFDPISSPEFSNMNVETTFVQNYNQNGGYSNGLNTSENVQKVDQATLVMENMIKGKTLPQKGSFLQAVVDAGPLLQNLLLAGPLPRWRNPPPLKSFHISPMMAVVDQTTTAQKQDVTHTHPNKLLTSPLMMVKQPQPYTEMACGSSSQMMAGGCNGGGVLSFGDVSFQGRMMAACPGGNLGSIGKRQRLH, translated from the coding sequence ATGAAAAGAAACACAGAATCCATGAAACAGTTATTACAAATGCTAAAGGTTGCTTGTCAAGAAAGAGATGAAGCAAAAGATCAACTTCAGAAGTTACTAAACAAGGCCAAGTCATCAAATGATCAACAAATGTTCAACGCGACAAACACGTCGGTTCCTAACTGTTTCGATCAGGTTCAGCAGCCTCATCAAGGCCCGTTAATGATGCCCACTAAAGCGCATTCAAGTATTACCGAATCTAACAGTCTTTCCGAGGCTTATAACCAGAGTTCACCTCCTGTTGACTCGCTGTTTGACCCCATTTCGTCTCCTGAGTTTTCGAACATGAACGTTGAAACGACGTTTGTTCAAAATTACAATCAAAACGGTGGATATTCGAACGGTTTGAATACGTCAGAGAATGTTCAGAAAGTGGACCAAGCTACCTTGGTCATGGAGAACATGATTAAAGGCAAGACTTTGCCTCAAAAGGGGAGTTTCCTACAAGCAGTAGTTGACGCGGGCCCGCTTCTGCAGAACCTGCTTCTGGCGGGCCCGCTTCCCAGGTGGCGGAATCCGCCACCACTAAAGTCATTTCACATCTCACCAATGATGGCTGTGGTTGATCAAACAACCACAGCCCAAAAACAGGACGTCACACACACACATCCGAATAAGTTGTTAACGTCTCCTTTGATGATGGTGAAGCAACCGCAACCGTATACGGAAATGGCGTGTGGGAGCTCGTCTCAGATGATGGCTGGCGGCTGCAATGGCGGTGGTGTTTTGAGTTTCGGTGATGTTAGTTTTCAAGGGAGAATGATGGCTGCTTGCCCTGGTGGTAATTTAGGGTCAATTGGAAAGAGACAAAGGCTACATTAA